In the genome of Nocardioides seonyuensis, one region contains:
- a CDS encoding DUF1707 SHOCT-like domain-containing protein translates to MSMPHGAPGAGDEAYRHWLRSQSEADAAQDSLLASDTERDQVCRRLASAFSEGRITSAELDERTSQALIARTHGDLDAVLRGLTVPAVPARPMPPASFGYAPPAARVPSGVNPRMVFWIVCFFMAPSLLTGLLAQGPTGLVPVVILGPILYLVYRRLYPRT, encoded by the coding sequence ATGAGCATGCCGCACGGCGCGCCCGGAGCGGGCGACGAGGCCTACCGCCACTGGCTGCGATCGCAGAGCGAGGCAGACGCCGCCCAGGACTCGCTCCTCGCCTCCGACACCGAGCGCGACCAGGTCTGTCGGCGGTTGGCATCCGCGTTCAGCGAGGGCCGGATCACCTCCGCCGAGCTCGACGAGCGCACCTCGCAGGCACTGATCGCGCGGACGCATGGCGACCTCGACGCGGTGTTGCGGGGTCTGACCGTCCCGGCGGTTCCCGCTCGACCCATGCCGCCGGCTTCCTTCGGCTACGCCCCGCCAGCCGCGCGGGTCCCGAGCGGCGTCAACCCCCGGATGGTGTTCTGGATCGTGTGCTTCTTCATGGCGCCGTCCCTCCTCACGGGGCTCCTCGCGCAGGGGCCCACCGGGCTTGTCCCGGTCGTGATCCTCGGGCCCATCCTCTACCTGGTCTACCGGCGCCTCTACCCGCGCACCTGA
- a CDS encoding MFS transporter: MSRLIESLVPSRLGTSFRWLLGSAWTSNLGDGIAMAAGPLLVASQTDDARLVALAALLQRLPWLLLALWAGAVADRVDRRLLVVAGNLARAAVLLVLCTTIATGEVSVAVVLLTMLALGVAEVFTDTTASTLTPMLVEKADLGTASTRMQAGFLTVNQLAGPPVGAFLFAAGMAWPFVTQLVTMVLAAMLVSRISIPRGSVRPDTDSHVRQDIVEGLRWVRDHAAIRTLALVILTFNITWAAPWGVMVLWALDRVHMSEVGFGLLTTASAVGGVLGTVSYGWLERRFDLATLMKGCLLLEVLMHLVLALTTVQWLAFVTMFGFGAYAFVWFNVSQVVRQRAVPTEFQGRVASVYLMAVFGGMAIGQALGGFIAEHWGLAAPWWFAFVGSGITLALVWTRLAHIAHPDEAPAEVT, from the coding sequence GTGAGCCGGCTGATCGAGTCCCTGGTCCCGAGCCGGCTCGGCACCTCCTTCCGCTGGCTGCTGGGCTCGGCCTGGACCTCGAACCTCGGCGACGGCATCGCGATGGCGGCCGGCCCCCTGCTGGTCGCCTCGCAGACCGATGACGCGCGCCTCGTCGCCCTGGCCGCCCTGCTCCAACGCCTGCCCTGGCTGCTCCTTGCCCTCTGGGCAGGGGCCGTGGCCGACCGGGTCGACCGGCGACTGCTCGTGGTGGCCGGAAACCTTGCGCGCGCCGCGGTGCTGCTGGTGCTGTGCACGACGATCGCGACCGGCGAGGTCTCGGTCGCGGTCGTGCTCCTCACCATGCTCGCCCTCGGTGTCGCGGAGGTCTTCACCGACACGACCGCCTCCACCCTCACGCCGATGCTCGTCGAGAAGGCCGACCTGGGGACGGCGAGCACCCGTATGCAGGCGGGCTTCCTGACGGTCAACCAGCTCGCAGGCCCCCCGGTCGGAGCGTTCCTGTTCGCCGCAGGCATGGCGTGGCCCTTCGTGACACAGCTCGTGACGATGGTGCTGGCCGCGATGCTGGTGAGCCGCATCTCGATCCCTCGCGGCAGCGTGCGGCCGGACACCGACAGCCACGTCCGCCAGGACATCGTCGAGGGGCTGCGGTGGGTGCGCGACCACGCCGCGATCCGAACCCTTGCGCTGGTCATCCTGACGTTCAACATCACCTGGGCAGCACCGTGGGGGGTGATGGTGCTCTGGGCGCTCGACCGCGTGCACATGAGCGAGGTCGGCTTCGGGCTGCTCACGACTGCGTCGGCGGTCGGGGGCGTGCTGGGGACGGTGTCGTACGGCTGGCTCGAGCGGCGCTTCGACCTGGCCACCTTGATGAAGGGCTGCCTGCTGCTGGAGGTGCTCATGCACCTGGTCCTGGCGCTCACCACCGTCCAGTGGCTGGCGTTCGTTACCATGTTCGGCTTCGGCGCCTACGCCTTCGTCTGGTTCAACGTCTCGCAGGTGGTCAGGCAGCGGGCCGTGCCGACGGAGTTCCAGGGCCGCGTGGCCTCGGTCTACCTGATGGCGGTCTTCGGCGGCATGGCGATCGGCCAGGCGCTCGGCGGCTTCATCGCCGAGCACTGGGGGCTGGCCGCCCCCTGGTGGTTCGCCTTCGTGGGGTCGGGCATCACCCTCGCGCTGGTGTGGACGCGGTTGGCGCACATCGCCCACCCCGACGAGGCCCCCGCCGAGGTCACCTGA
- the mutM gene encoding bifunctional DNA-formamidopyrimidine glycosylase/DNA-(apurinic or apyrimidinic site) lyase has translation MPELPEVEVVRAGLERHVVGTTITGVEVLHPRPVRRDPRGSTGFVAAMTGRRIDAARRRGKYFWLALAPEPGQAVGDALLGHLGMSGQMLVQPVGAPDERHLRVRFSLAPQSWELRFVDQRMFGGLLVSDGGAELPAEIAHIARDPLDPEFDDADFVRRVRRRTSGIKRLLLDQGLVSGVGNIYADEALWRARLHFERRGDRLPVAKVRELLEHARAVMGEALHQGGTSFDALYVNVNGESGYFDRSLDAYGQEDEPCARCGTPIRRVAFMNRSSYFCPRCQRRPRD, from the coding sequence GTGCCGGAGCTTCCTGAGGTCGAGGTCGTGCGTGCCGGCCTCGAGCGGCACGTCGTCGGCACGACCATCACCGGCGTCGAGGTCCTGCACCCGCGGCCGGTCCGGCGCGATCCCCGGGGCTCGACAGGTTTCGTCGCCGCGATGACGGGGCGTCGTATCGATGCCGCACGTCGTCGCGGCAAGTACTTCTGGTTGGCGCTCGCCCCCGAACCCGGCCAGGCGGTCGGGGACGCCCTCCTGGGTCACCTCGGCATGAGCGGTCAGATGCTCGTGCAACCCGTGGGAGCCCCCGACGAACGCCACCTGCGGGTGCGCTTCAGCCTCGCCCCGCAGTCGTGGGAGCTGCGCTTCGTCGACCAGCGGATGTTCGGCGGGCTCCTGGTCTCCGACGGCGGCGCCGAGCTGCCTGCCGAGATCGCCCACATCGCGCGCGACCCGCTCGACCCGGAGTTCGACGACGCCGACTTCGTGCGGCGCGTGCGACGCCGTACCTCCGGCATCAAGCGCCTGCTCCTGGACCAGGGACTCGTCTCGGGGGTGGGCAACATCTACGCCGACGAGGCGCTGTGGCGCGCGCGGCTCCACTTCGAGCGCCGGGGCGACCGGCTCCCGGTAGCGAAGGTCCGAGAGCTGCTCGAGCACGCACGAGCGGTGATGGGGGAGGCGCTTCACCAGGGCGGGACCTCCTTCGACGCTCTCTACGTCAACGTCAACGGCGAGTCGGGCTACTTCGACAGGTCCCTGGACGCCTACGGCCAGGAGGATGAGCCGTGTGCGCGTTGTGGCACCCCCATCCGGCGAGTGGCGTTCATGAACCGGTCCTCCTACTTCTGCCCCCGCTGCCAGCGGCGGCCGCGGGATTGA
- the rnc gene encoding ribonuclease III, producing the protein MRAASAASTARAPTAARSSDPAPLSTEALRKELGDPVLDPELLERALTHRSFAYENGQIPTNERLEFLGDSVLGVVITETLYLAHPDFSEGRLAKLRAAVVNARALADVARTIGLGAHIKLGRGEETTGGRDKASILSDTVEAVIGAIHLSGGLDEAAKVIHLLFDPVMEAASSMGAGLDWKTSLQELSASLGLGVPEYVIEDEGPDHAKSFVARVRVGDQLLGNGAGRSKKEAEQGAAETAYRDIRAQQDGAGAS; encoded by the coding sequence GTGCGTGCGGCCAGTGCGGCCAGTACGGCGCGCGCGCCGACCGCCGCCAGGTCCTCTGATCCCGCTCCACTGAGCACGGAGGCGCTTCGCAAGGAGCTCGGAGATCCGGTCCTGGATCCCGAGCTCCTCGAGCGTGCCCTGACGCACCGGTCGTTCGCCTACGAGAACGGCCAGATCCCGACCAACGAGCGCCTGGAGTTCTTGGGTGACTCCGTCCTCGGGGTCGTGATCACCGAGACGCTCTACCTGGCACACCCCGACTTCTCCGAGGGTCGCCTGGCGAAGCTCCGCGCGGCCGTGGTCAACGCTCGCGCACTCGCCGACGTCGCGCGCACCATCGGCCTCGGCGCCCACATCAAGCTGGGTCGCGGCGAGGAGACCACCGGGGGTCGCGACAAGGCCTCGATCCTCTCCGACACTGTCGAGGCGGTCATCGGAGCCATCCACCTCAGCGGCGGGCTCGACGAGGCCGCCAAGGTGATCCACCTCCTCTTCGACCCGGTGATGGAGGCCGCGTCCTCGATGGGTGCCGGGCTCGACTGGAAGACCTCCCTCCAGGAGCTGTCCGCCTCGCTGGGACTGGGCGTCCCCGAGTACGTCATCGAGGACGAGGGCCCCGACCACGCGAAGTCCTTCGTCGCCCGCGTCCGCGTCGGCGACCAGCTCCTGGGCAACGGCGCCGGGCGCTCCAAGAAGGAGGCCGAGCAGGGCGCCGCCGAGACGGCCTACCGCGACATCAGGGCTCAGCAGGACGGTGCCGGAGCTTCCTGA
- the rpmF gene encoding 50S ribosomal protein L32 has translation MAVPKRKMSRSNTRHRRSQWKAVAPTLATCANPACGAKHLPHRACGQCGQYGARADRRQVL, from the coding sequence ATGGCTGTTCCGAAGCGGAAGATGTCGCGCAGCAACACGCGCCACCGCCGGTCGCAGTGGAAGGCCGTGGCCCCCACGCTCGCCACCTGCGCCAACCCCGCCTGCGGTGCCAAGCACCTGCCGCACCGTGCGTGCGGCCAGTGCGGCCAGTACGGCGCGCGCGCCGACCGCCGCCAGGTCCTCTGA
- a CDS encoding YceD family protein gives MTSLDPRAPLVLDTRELGRRPGSQREVELTAPAPSELGIEVLHVPEGSPVTLDLRLEAVMEGVLVTGTASAVLEGECVRCLTPIDDEIVARLQELYVYPDQHDRAAEHHDRDLDDETSRLEDDLLDLEPLLRDAVVLALPFQPLCEDDCPGLCVECGARLADDPDHAHEAAIDPRWAGLQQLQADQD, from the coding sequence TTGACCAGCCTGGACCCGAGGGCGCCGCTCGTGCTCGACACACGCGAGCTCGGCCGCCGCCCGGGGTCCCAGCGTGAGGTCGAGCTCACGGCTCCGGCGCCGTCAGAGCTTGGTATCGAAGTCCTCCACGTCCCCGAAGGGTCGCCGGTCACGCTCGACCTGCGCCTCGAGGCGGTCATGGAGGGTGTGCTGGTCACGGGCACGGCCTCGGCCGTGCTCGAGGGTGAGTGCGTGCGGTGCCTGACGCCGATCGACGACGAGATCGTCGCGAGGCTGCAGGAGCTCTACGTCTACCCCGACCAGCACGACCGGGCTGCGGAGCACCACGACCGTGACCTGGACGACGAGACCAGCCGGCTCGAGGACGACCTGCTCGACCTCGAGCCGCTGCTGCGGGACGCGGTGGTGCTCGCACTGCCGTTCCAGCCGCTGTGCGAGGACGACTGTCCGGGGTTGTGCGTCGAGTGTGGAGCACGACTGGCGGACGACCCCGACCACGCACACGAGGCGGCGATCGACCCGCGGTGGGCCGGGCTCCAGCAGCTCCAAGCAGACCAGGACTAG
- the coaD gene encoding pantetheine-phosphate adenylyltransferase: protein MRRAVCPGSFDPVTNGHLDIIERAARLFDEVVVAVGANMSKNRLFEPDERIAMLEEVTAHLPSVRVSGFTGLIVELCQEIDAVAIVKGLRGSVDYEYELPMAQMNRHLTTVETVFLPGAVGNAFVSSSLIKEVAGLGGDVAGLVPEPVRARLVERVNRQRQ from the coding sequence GTGCGTCGTGCCGTCTGCCCCGGCTCCTTCGACCCGGTCACCAACGGACACCTCGACATCATCGAGAGGGCCGCGCGCCTCTTCGACGAGGTCGTCGTGGCCGTCGGTGCCAACATGTCGAAGAACCGCCTCTTCGAGCCCGACGAGCGCATCGCCATGCTCGAGGAGGTGACCGCCCACCTGCCCAGCGTCCGAGTGAGCGGCTTCACGGGACTGATCGTGGAGCTCTGCCAGGAGATCGACGCGGTCGCGATCGTCAAGGGCCTGCGGGGCTCGGTCGACTACGAGTACGAGCTGCCGATGGCCCAGATGAACCGCCACCTGACGACCGTGGAGACGGTGTTCCTGCCCGGGGCCGTGGGCAACGCCTTCGTGTCCTCCAGCCTCATCAAGGAAGTGGCTGGTCTGGGTGGCGACGTCGCGGGCCTGGTGCCCGAGCCGGTGCGTGCGCGACTGGTGGAGCGCGTGAACCGGCAGCGCCAGTGA
- the rsmD gene encoding 16S rRNA (guanine(966)-N(2))-methyltransferase RsmD, translating to MTRIIAGRAGGRRLATPRGTATRPTSDRVREALFSAIESWCGSLDGLRFLDLYAGSGAVGLEAWSRGAGAVTLVEHDRRTSSLIRTNAKELGFHAAHVVTGTVATVLAAAPAAPYDVVFSDPPYPLDDGSVADDLVALVSQGWLVPGALVVVERSSRSPEPAWPPGIDGARSKKYGETALWYGHAT from the coding sequence ATGACGCGGATCATCGCGGGCAGGGCCGGGGGGCGGAGGCTCGCCACACCACGGGGGACAGCCACCCGTCCGACGAGCGACCGTGTCCGGGAGGCGCTGTTCTCGGCGATCGAGTCGTGGTGCGGCTCGCTCGACGGACTGCGCTTCCTCGACCTCTACGCCGGATCGGGAGCGGTGGGCCTGGAGGCCTGGTCGCGCGGCGCCGGTGCGGTCACCCTGGTGGAGCACGACCGCCGTACGTCCTCGCTCATCCGCACCAACGCCAAGGAGCTCGGGTTCCACGCCGCCCACGTCGTGACCGGCACGGTGGCCACCGTGCTGGCGGCCGCTCCGGCTGCTCCCTACGACGTGGTGTTCTCCGACCCGCCCTACCCGTTGGACGACGGGTCCGTGGCGGACGACCTCGTCGCGCTGGTCTCCCAGGGCTGGCTCGTCCCCGGCGCCCTCGTCGTGGTCGAGCGCTCCTCGCGCAGCCCCGAGCCGGCCTGGCCCCCGGGCATCGACGGGGCCCGGTCCAAGAAGTACGGCGAGACCGCGCTTTGGTACGGTCACGCCACCTGA
- a CDS encoding ATP-dependent DNA helicase RecG, with protein sequence MAAITPESPVAAVFGRQHQKRKLVEDGLGLRTVGDLLRHFPRRYIASTELSQVGDPVVGEQLTVVGDVVAVKVADFFRNNRKNFRTEIRVRTDGPEFTCTFFSPYANHAEKLAAEFPVGTRGVFTGRTKLFNGSWQLEQPHGQALGGDDDASTMSRLIPVYPLTHKLYSWDLQKVIRATLDLVTDVPDVFPPDLRERYDLVGVMQALRWIHGPDEWSQLGAAQKRFRFEEALVLQLVLARRRAVLRARGAQARPPRPDGLLARFDDRLPFELTAGQRQIGEVIAGELAQPHPMNRLLQGEVGSGKTLVALRAMLHTVDAGGQAALLAPTEVLAQQHHRSITAMLGDLAQGGMLGGDDEGTSVVLLTGSMGKAARQEAMLRIVSGEAGIVIGTHAILETQVEFADLGLVVVDEQHRFGVEQRAALTDKAGSPPHVLVMTATPIPRTVAMTVFGDLETSVLTELPAGRAPIQTNVVPLAEQPTWIGRVWERVREEVSKGHQVYVVCPRISGDTREEGGLDESDLDEEGHEMKPQRPLAAVEDVHAMLVEGPLSGLRVAVLHGRLPSDEKDRTMRSFAAGQVDVLVSTTVIEVGVDVHNATAMVLLDADRFGVSQLHQLRGRVGRGGFPGLCLLVTHAELASPARDRLDAVASTTDGFELSRIDLEQRREGDVLGASQSGLRSGLVSLRVLRDEKTILRAREAAEELLAEDAGLSRAPDLAAAVQEVERSTASAFLEKG encoded by the coding sequence ATGGCGGCGATCACTCCCGAGAGCCCCGTCGCGGCGGTCTTCGGCCGGCAGCACCAGAAGCGCAAGCTGGTGGAGGACGGCCTCGGGCTGCGCACCGTCGGCGACCTGTTGCGCCACTTCCCGCGCCGCTACATCGCCTCGACCGAGCTCTCGCAGGTCGGCGACCCGGTGGTGGGCGAGCAGCTCACCGTCGTCGGTGACGTGGTGGCGGTCAAGGTCGCCGACTTCTTCCGCAACAACCGGAAGAACTTCCGTACAGAGATCCGCGTGCGCACGGACGGGCCCGAGTTCACCTGCACGTTCTTCAGTCCCTACGCCAACCACGCCGAGAAGCTGGCGGCGGAGTTCCCGGTCGGGACCAGGGGGGTGTTCACCGGCAGGACCAAGCTCTTCAACGGCTCCTGGCAGCTGGAGCAACCCCACGGCCAGGCCTTGGGAGGTGACGACGACGCCAGCACGATGAGCCGGCTGATCCCGGTCTACCCGCTCACCCACAAGCTCTACTCCTGGGACCTGCAGAAGGTCATCCGCGCCACCCTCGACCTGGTCACCGATGTCCCCGACGTGTTCCCACCCGACCTGCGCGAGCGTTACGACCTCGTCGGGGTGATGCAGGCGCTGCGGTGGATCCACGGACCGGACGAGTGGAGCCAGCTCGGGGCCGCGCAGAAGCGGTTCCGCTTCGAGGAGGCCCTCGTCCTGCAGCTGGTGCTGGCGCGCCGCCGGGCGGTCCTGCGTGCCCGCGGTGCCCAGGCCCGCCCCCCGCGACCCGACGGGCTGCTGGCACGGTTCGACGACCGGCTGCCGTTCGAGCTGACGGCCGGCCAGCGCCAGATCGGAGAGGTGATCGCGGGTGAGCTCGCACAGCCCCATCCGATGAACCGCCTGCTGCAGGGCGAGGTCGGCTCGGGCAAGACCCTGGTCGCTCTCCGCGCGATGCTCCACACCGTCGATGCCGGGGGACAGGCAGCCCTGCTCGCACCTACCGAGGTGCTCGCCCAGCAGCACCACCGGTCCATCACGGCGATGCTCGGCGACCTCGCGCAGGGCGGGATGCTGGGTGGCGACGACGAGGGCACGTCGGTCGTCCTGCTGACCGGCTCGATGGGCAAGGCGGCTCGTCAGGAGGCGATGCTGCGGATCGTCTCCGGAGAGGCCGGCATCGTGATCGGCACGCACGCCATCCTGGAGACACAGGTCGAGTTCGCCGACCTCGGCCTGGTGGTGGTCGACGAGCAGCACCGCTTCGGCGTGGAGCAGCGCGCGGCCCTCACGGACAAGGCGGGCTCCCCGCCCCACGTGCTCGTGATGACCGCGACGCCGATCCCGCGCACCGTGGCGATGACCGTCTTCGGCGACCTCGAGACCTCGGTGCTCACCGAGCTGCCGGCGGGGCGCGCGCCGATCCAGACCAACGTCGTACCGCTCGCCGAGCAGCCCACGTGGATCGGTCGGGTGTGGGAGCGGGTGCGTGAGGAGGTGTCCAAGGGCCACCAGGTCTACGTCGTCTGCCCGCGCATCAGCGGCGACACCCGCGAGGAGGGCGGGCTCGACGAGTCAGACCTCGACGAGGAAGGACACGAGATGAAGCCCCAGCGGCCCCTCGCGGCGGTGGAGGACGTCCACGCCATGCTCGTGGAGGGACCCCTGTCCGGGCTCCGGGTGGCTGTGCTGCACGGCCGCCTCCCGTCCGACGAGAAGGACCGCACCATGCGCAGCTTCGCTGCGGGCCAGGTCGACGTGCTGGTCTCCACCACGGTGATCGAGGTCGGTGTCGACGTCCACAACGCCACCGCGATGGTGCTGCTCGACGCCGACAGGTTCGGGGTGTCCCAGCTCCACCAGCTCCGCGGTCGCGTCGGCCGAGGTGGCTTCCCCGGACTGTGTCTCCTGGTGACGCACGCCGAGCTCGCCAGTCCCGCCCGCGATCGGCTCGACGCCGTCGCCTCGACGACCGACGGTTTCGAGCTGAGCAGGATCGACCTCGAGCAGCGTCGTGAGGGCGACGTCCTCGGCGCCAGCCAGTCCGGGCTGCGCTCCGGACTGGTCAGCCTGCGCGTCCTGCGCGACGAGAAGACGATCCTGCGCGCGCGGGAGGCGGCCGAGGAGCTGCTCGCGGAGGACGCCGGGCTGTCCCGCGCACCGGACCTGGCTGCCGCTGTGCAGGAGGTTGAGCGCTCGACGGCGTCCGCCTTCCTGGAGAAGGGCTGA
- a CDS encoding DAK2 domain-containing protein, with amino-acid sequence MELVNHGITVESLVRFADVATDALLAAREEIDALNVYPVPDGDTGTNMFLTVSTARDELRQALAADADLDLAAGMTLLARAALLGARGNSGVILSQMLRAFLGRVAQVGAAGERRAEVVAAAMAAATDASYAAVGSPVEGTILTVARAASDAATEAAATPDARAGDVFTAAAAAARSALERTPEQLPVLAQAGVVDAGGRGLCVVLDAAEQTSTGRRPRPVPASMVTRQIPVALPTDDLTADGPAYEVMYLLDADADAIGPLRESLAALGDSLVVVGGEGLWNVHVHVDDVGAAVEAGITAGRPHRIRVTHFAEQVTAARRASTRSTRSGRKVVAVSAGPGLTSLFESVGAVVVPGGPGRRPSTGVLLEAIRACGAAEVVVLPNDADSVRAAEIAAHTAEHEHDVRVEVIPTRAQVQGLAAVAVHEPGRAFDADVREMTATARHVRHGAVTVAARQAITMAGPCEPGDALGVIAGDFALVGSDLSDVANEIVDRLLAGGGELVTIVAGEGGDDLAATTAAHVEERHAHVDVVVHSGGQDRYPLLVSVE; translated from the coding sequence ATGGAGCTGGTCAACCACGGCATCACGGTGGAGTCCCTGGTCAGGTTCGCCGACGTCGCCACCGATGCCCTGCTGGCGGCCCGCGAGGAGATCGACGCCCTCAACGTCTACCCGGTGCCCGACGGCGACACCGGCACGAACATGTTCCTCACGGTCTCGACCGCCCGTGACGAGCTGCGCCAGGCGCTGGCAGCCGATGCGGACCTCGACCTGGCCGCGGGGATGACCCTCCTCGCACGTGCCGCACTGCTGGGGGCCCGCGGCAACTCCGGGGTCATCCTGAGCCAGATGCTGCGCGCGTTCCTGGGGCGGGTGGCCCAGGTCGGAGCCGCGGGCGAGAGGCGTGCCGAGGTGGTGGCGGCGGCCATGGCCGCGGCGACCGACGCGAGCTACGCCGCGGTCGGCTCGCCCGTCGAGGGCACCATCCTCACGGTGGCGCGCGCCGCCTCGGACGCGGCCACCGAGGCCGCTGCCACCCCGGACGCCCGCGCCGGGGACGTCTTCACCGCCGCAGCCGCGGCCGCCCGCTCTGCTCTCGAGCGCACTCCCGAGCAGCTCCCCGTGCTCGCGCAGGCGGGCGTCGTCGACGCCGGCGGTCGCGGCCTCTGCGTCGTGCTCGACGCTGCCGAGCAGACCTCGACGGGCCGCCGCCCGCGGCCGGTGCCCGCGTCCATGGTCACCCGCCAGATCCCGGTCGCGCTCCCCACCGACGACCTGACCGCCGACGGCCCGGCCTACGAGGTGATGTACCTCCTCGACGCCGACGCCGACGCCATCGGTCCTCTGCGCGAGTCGCTCGCCGCGCTCGGAGACAGCCTCGTGGTGGTCGGCGGCGAGGGGCTGTGGAACGTCCACGTCCACGTCGACGACGTCGGTGCCGCGGTCGAGGCCGGCATCACCGCCGGCCGGCCCCACCGCATCCGGGTGACCCACTTCGCCGAGCAGGTCACCGCGGCTCGCCGAGCCTCGACCCGCTCGACCCGCTCGGGCCGCAAGGTCGTCGCGGTGTCCGCCGGTCCCGGACTGACCTCGCTGTTCGAGTCGGTGGGAGCCGTCGTCGTCCCCGGTGGACCCGGAAGGCGGCCGTCCACCGGCGTCCTGCTCGAAGCGATCCGCGCCTGCGGTGCGGCGGAGGTCGTGGTCCTCCCCAACGACGCCGACTCGGTGAGAGCAGCCGAGATCGCGGCCCACACCGCCGAGCACGAGCACGACGTCCGGGTCGAGGTCATCCCCACCCGTGCCCAGGTGCAGGGACTGGCAGCCGTGGCGGTGCACGAGCCGGGGCGGGCCTTCGACGCGGACGTGCGCGAGATGACGGCAACGGCACGGCACGTGCGCCACGGCGCCGTCACCGTGGCAGCCCGACAGGCGATCACGATGGCCGGGCCGTGCGAGCCGGGCGACGCGCTGGGGGTCATCGCCGGTGACTTCGCCCTCGTCGGCTCCGACCTCTCCGACGTCGCGAACGAGATCGTGGATCGCCTTCTTGCCGGCGGTGGCGAGCTGGTGACCATCGTGGCCGGGGAGGGTGGCGACGACCTGGCCGCGACCACCGCCGCCCACGTCGAGGAGCGCCACGCCCACGTCGACGTGGTGGTGCACTCCGGTGGCCAGGACCGCTACCCGTTGCTGGTGAGCGTGGAGTAG
- the rpmB gene encoding 50S ribosomal protein L28: protein MAAVCDICAKKPGFGNNRPWSRKITKRRFNPNIQRVRATVNGTPKRLNVCTGCLKAGKVTR, encoded by the coding sequence GTGGCTGCCGTCTGCGACATCTGCGCCAAGAAGCCGGGCTTCGGAAACAACCGTCCCTGGTCCCGCAAGATCACGAAGCGTCGCTTCAACCCCAACATCCAGCGCGTCCGGGCCACCGTCAACGGCACGCCCAAGCGCCTCAACGTCTGCACCGGCTGCCTCAAGGCCGGCAAGGTCACCCGCTGA
- a CDS encoding thiamine-phosphate kinase, producing the protein MVLPPDATLADVGEFGLIAALVEQFGTDDQVLVGPGDDAAVLRIRHGHVVVSTDLMVEGRHFRRDWASAEDVGHRAAAQNLSDINAMGGRGTHLTIGLAAPADLPAAWALDFARGFSQECAEVGATVVGGDLTRADQVVISVTVLGRCTQAPVLRSGAQPGDVLALAGRQGWAAGGLAVLGRGFRSPRVLVEAYRRPRPPYAQGQAAAEAGATALIDVSDGLLAEAGHVAVASGVAIDVRRDAFEVPEPLHAVGAALGADPMEFILAGGDDHALLATFPGTGSVPEGWQVIGAVAEGEGVTVDGASYDGSTGWTHF; encoded by the coding sequence ATGGTCCTTCCTCCCGACGCCACCCTCGCCGACGTCGGCGAGTTCGGACTAATCGCCGCCCTGGTCGAGCAGTTCGGCACCGACGACCAGGTCCTGGTCGGGCCGGGCGACGACGCCGCGGTGCTGCGGATCCGCCACGGGCACGTGGTGGTCTCGACCGACCTCATGGTCGAGGGACGCCACTTCCGGCGGGACTGGGCCAGCGCGGAGGACGTCGGCCACCGCGCCGCCGCCCAGAACCTCTCCGACATCAACGCCATGGGCGGGCGAGGGACGCACCTCACGATCGGGCTGGCGGCCCCGGCCGACCTCCCCGCCGCCTGGGCGCTCGACTTCGCGCGCGGCTTCTCCCAGGAGTGCGCCGAGGTCGGGGCCACGGTCGTGGGCGGTGACCTGACACGGGCCGACCAGGTCGTGATCTCGGTGACCGTCCTGGGCCGGTGCACGCAGGCCCCGGTCCTGCGCTCGGGAGCCCAGCCCGGTGACGTGCTGGCGCTGGCGGGTCGCCAGGGCTGGGCCGCGGGGGGACTGGCGGTCCTCGGCCGCGGCTTCCGGTCGCCGAGGGTCCTCGTGGAGGCCTACCGACGTCCGCGGCCTCCCTACGCCCAGGGCCAGGCAGCCGCGGAGGCGGGCGCCACAGCACTGATCGACGTCTCCGACGGACTGCTCGCTGAGGCGGGGCACGTCGCCGTGGCCAGCGGCGTGGCCATCGACGTGCGTCGTGACGCGTTCGAGGTCCCCGAGCCGCTGCACGCCGTTGGTGCCGCCCTGGGCGCGGACCCGATGGAGTTCATCCTGGCCGGCGGCGACGACCACGCGCTGCTCGCCACGTTCCCCGGCACCGGCTCGGTCCCCGAGGGCTGGCAGGTAATCGGTGCCGTCGCCGAGGGGGAGGGCGTCACGGTCGACGGGGCGTCGTACGACGGCTCCACCGGCTGGACCCACTTCTGA
- a CDS encoding Lrp/AsnC family transcriptional regulator, protein MVVQAYILIQTDVGKAAEVASEIAQVKGVTLAEDVTGPYDVIVRAEAKNVDELGKLVVSKVQNLSGITRTLTCPVVHI, encoded by the coding sequence ATGGTCGTCCAGGCCTACATCCTGATCCAGACCGACGTCGGCAAGGCCGCCGAGGTGGCCAGCGAGATCGCCCAGGTCAAGGGAGTCACCCTCGCCGAGGACGTGACCGGCCCCTACGACGTCATCGTCCGTGCCGAGGCCAAGAACGTCGACGAGCTCGGCAAGCTGGTCGTCTCCAAGGTGCAGAACCTCTCCGGGATCACCCGCACCCTGACCTGCCCCGTCGTCCACATCTGA